A single genomic interval of Blastopirellula marina harbors:
- a CDS encoding DotU family type IV/VI secretion system protein, giving the protein MTPKFAKAVDPIFLCVLDLLDRIERDGNSLDPSQERIRVKKRIDHAENLLGQTAEWELAKYALVGWIDQMLITAPWNGANWWQNNDLEFECFHSGKAFEHFFVAAKEAQSLPNKDALEVYYICVVLGFRGLYGHPHSLQYTQHYGLPADLDTWAKQIASALQLAIGRSPIIDRPEPGEGAPPLTGYNKLINMTLFAVVMVAICVGFFMMFGVN; this is encoded by the coding sequence ATGACTCCCAAGTTTGCCAAAGCGGTAGATCCTATTTTTCTGTGCGTGCTCGATCTGTTGGATCGGATCGAGCGGGATGGTAATTCGTTGGATCCCAGCCAGGAACGAATTCGGGTCAAGAAGCGGATTGATCACGCAGAAAACCTGCTCGGACAAACGGCCGAGTGGGAATTAGCCAAATACGCGTTAGTGGGTTGGATCGATCAGATGCTGATCACGGCCCCGTGGAATGGAGCGAATTGGTGGCAGAACAACGACTTGGAATTTGAATGTTTTCATAGTGGGAAAGCGTTCGAACACTTCTTCGTCGCTGCCAAGGAAGCGCAGAGCCTGCCCAATAAAGATGCCCTCGAAGTTTATTACATCTGTGTTGTGCTAGGTTTTCGAGGCTTGTACGGGCATCCTCATTCGCTGCAGTACACGCAGCACTACGGATTGCCGGCTGACCTTGATACTTGGGCCAAGCAGATCGCATCGGCCTTACAACTTGCCATCGGACGCAGCCCGATCATCGATCGGCCGGAGCCTGGCGAAGGGGCGCCGCCGCTGACGGGTTACAACAAGCTGATCAACATGACACTGTTCGCCGTTGTGATGGTCGCGATTTGCGTAGGCTTTTTCATGATGTTTGGTGTTAATTAA
- the tssK gene encoding type VI secretion system baseplate subunit TssK, with protein sequence MKNPPIHWSEGMFLRPHHFQSQDRHWFEFIENSIRDLLPYAYGVRSIEISDQAIANFQIEVSRCEARMRDGTLISFGDNEQMARVDLRQGLKGLQDLKEVFLENEVIRVYLAVPRLKLGHENTARDEHVPNTRYYEFSREDEEENRGGNSQEISYRELNVRILLSTDDLSGFELLPICQVIRNESDGTPRIDPNYCPPCLSVDAWTPLGTGIVRRVFDLIGERIERFRNDILNQNITWDPREIGDLEKMMRLRTLNEAYGELRVLAFSDAIHPLRVYTTLCRIVGQLAIFDERERRIESIPKYDHENLAEIFQWAYKEIRRLSEGRIDASYEHRFFLGSGQAMHVQLDPKWFDPSWEWYIGFEGVSISKEDTYQLVTQGFHWVFGSGEQVETLFRNNMPGVRLRPVAQPPRTLPQGGNWVYFQVQRQGPPWDDVQRTQTMGWRFQEEYIHDVKELQGKKRLVLNIRNQLIALHVAVFALRHGDQKRS encoded by the coding sequence ATGAAGAACCCACCCATCCATTGGTCGGAAGGGATGTTTCTTCGCCCCCATCATTTCCAATCGCAGGATCGACACTGGTTCGAGTTCATCGAGAACTCCATCCGGGATCTCCTTCCGTATGCGTATGGAGTTCGCTCGATCGAAATCAGCGATCAGGCCATCGCTAACTTTCAGATCGAGGTTTCTCGGTGCGAAGCTCGGATGCGTGATGGAACGCTGATATCTTTCGGTGACAACGAGCAGATGGCGCGGGTCGATCTTCGTCAGGGGCTCAAGGGCTTGCAGGACCTAAAAGAGGTCTTCCTTGAGAATGAAGTGATCCGTGTTTACTTGGCCGTCCCACGGCTGAAGCTAGGACACGAGAACACGGCGCGTGACGAACATGTGCCGAACACCCGTTATTACGAGTTCTCACGTGAGGACGAGGAGGAAAACCGAGGGGGAAATTCGCAAGAGATCTCTTACCGCGAATTGAATGTTCGTATCTTGCTTTCGACCGACGATCTTTCGGGATTCGAACTGTTGCCGATTTGCCAGGTGATTCGCAACGAGTCTGATGGGACACCACGCATCGATCCGAATTATTGTCCACCATGTCTCTCGGTCGATGCTTGGACGCCGCTGGGTACCGGCATTGTACGCCGAGTGTTTGATTTGATCGGCGAACGGATCGAGCGATTCCGTAACGACATCTTGAACCAAAACATCACCTGGGATCCGCGCGAGATTGGCGACCTTGAGAAGATGATGCGGTTGCGGACGCTGAACGAAGCGTACGGCGAACTGCGTGTTTTGGCGTTCAGCGACGCCATTCATCCATTGAGAGTCTATACGACTCTGTGCCGGATCGTCGGTCAGCTGGCAATCTTCGACGAACGTGAACGTCGGATCGAATCGATTCCGAAATACGATCATGAGAACCTCGCCGAGATTTTCCAGTGGGCCTACAAAGAGATTCGCCGCTTGAGCGAGGGAAGAATCGATGCCAGCTACGAGCATCGTTTCTTCCTGGGCAGCGGCCAGGCGATGCACGTTCAACTGGATCCCAAGTGGTTCGATCCCAGTTGGGAATGGTACATCGGCTTCGAGGGTGTCAGCATCTCGAAGGAAGATACCTACCAACTGGTCACGCAGGGTTTTCATTGGGTGTTCGGATCTGGTGAGCAAGTCGAGACATTGTTCCGCAACAACATGCCGGGCGTGCGTTTGCGACCTGTGGCCCAGCCCCCGCGTACGTTGCCGCAGGGTGGCAATTGGGTTTACTTTCAAGTTCAGCGTCAGGGGCCACCATGGGATGACGTTCAACGAACCCAAACGATGGGATGGCGGTTCCAAGAGGAATACATCCACGACGTCAAGGAACTGCAAGGAAAGAAACGCTTGGTGCTGAACATTCGGAACCAGTTAATTGCGTTGCATGTAGCGGTGTTTGCCCTGCGGCACGGAGACCAGAAGCGGTCATGA
- a CDS encoding N-formylglutamate amidohydrolase, translated as MKQRQSTILLTCEHAGNQVPERYAALFAGHEATLESHRGWDPGTLEVGKYFASKLQAKLLYSEVTRLLVDLNRSESNRVIFSPIVRELPLQQREEILQTYYRPFRSEVLQWISEKVEEKTFVWHLSLHSFTPQLGDQVRHADIGLLYDPSRKPEQEASQLWRDELTKEFPEFRIRMNYPYRGISDGHTSALRKVFRPRQYAGIELEVNQRLFAQDTEAVNRLIAGLYRSYQMAWGSKHPSD; from the coding sequence ATGAAGCAACGGCAATCTACGATCCTTCTCACCTGTGAGCATGCCGGCAATCAAGTGCCGGAGCGGTATGCTGCGTTATTCGCCGGACACGAGGCGACGCTCGAATCTCATCGGGGTTGGGATCCCGGGACGCTCGAGGTAGGAAAGTACTTTGCTAGCAAGCTGCAAGCCAAGCTGCTTTACAGCGAGGTAACCAGGTTGTTAGTTGATCTGAATCGATCCGAGTCGAACCGTGTGATCTTTTCCCCCATTGTCCGGGAGCTGCCTTTGCAGCAACGAGAAGAGATTTTGCAGACGTACTATCGCCCTTTTCGGAGTGAGGTGCTGCAGTGGATCAGCGAAAAGGTTGAGGAAAAGACGTTCGTGTGGCATCTTTCGCTCCATTCGTTCACGCCCCAACTGGGTGATCAGGTCCGACATGCCGACATTGGCCTTTTATACGATCCCAGTCGAAAACCAGAGCAGGAAGCCAGTCAACTTTGGCGTGATGAACTCACGAAAGAGTTTCCCGAGTTTCGCATTCGGATGAACTATCCCTATCGGGGGATATCAGACGGTCATACGTCAGCCCTGCGGAAAGTCTTTCGTCCACGACAATATGCGGGGATCGAATTGGAAGTTAACCAACGACTTTTTGCCCAGGATACGGAAGCGGTTAACCGGCTAATTGCTGGGCTTTATCGCAGCTATCAGATGGCATGGGGAAGCAAGCACCCCAGCGATTGA
- a CDS encoding glutamate-cysteine ligase family protein: MLADPVHSERKKIPLFEAFGVELEYMIVHENSLDVAPIADQLLRDEDGNPSEEIERDDIAWSNELALHVVELKTNGPVSSLNGLASRFQANVEDINRQLGAIGARLMPSAMHPWMRPDVEMKLWPHGYNEVYEAFNAIFNCSGHGWANLQSCHLNLPFANDDEFGRLHAAIRVLLPILPALTASSPVCERQLTPELDHRLETYRHNADRIPQVAGSVIPEGVFTQAAYEQKILQEIYDVMAPLDLAGVLRQEWVNSRGAIARFQRNTIEIRVMDVQEQPAADVAICQLVVQVLKALTDERWVSFRQLKTAETLRLRDILLNVVDDAEETVIVDPGYLELFGWTKGTCNAGQLWRYLANEFPLHEKSSAEALDVILDDGPLARRIVTSLSGDLSGKLLPVYRALCDCLATGRSFRPSELKNP; encoded by the coding sequence ATGTTAGCCGACCCTGTTCATTCCGAAAGGAAAAAGATCCCTCTGTTCGAGGCATTTGGCGTCGAACTAGAGTACATGATTGTCCACGAAAACTCGCTTGATGTTGCGCCGATCGCGGATCAGTTACTACGTGACGAAGATGGGAATCCGAGCGAGGAAATCGAACGGGACGACATCGCGTGGTCAAATGAGTTGGCTCTGCATGTGGTTGAACTCAAGACAAATGGTCCGGTTTCCAGCTTGAATGGCTTGGCCAGCCGCTTTCAGGCGAATGTCGAGGACATCAACCGGCAGTTGGGAGCGATCGGAGCTCGTTTGATGCCAAGTGCGATGCATCCTTGGATGCGTCCCGATGTGGAAATGAAGCTGTGGCCACACGGTTACAACGAAGTTTACGAAGCATTCAACGCGATCTTCAATTGCAGCGGGCATGGCTGGGCGAACCTGCAAAGCTGTCATTTGAATCTGCCGTTTGCCAATGACGACGAGTTCGGTCGATTGCATGCTGCGATTCGTGTCCTACTGCCGATTTTGCCTGCTCTGACCGCCAGTAGCCCGGTTTGCGAACGGCAGCTTACCCCGGAACTCGATCACCGATTGGAGACCTATCGTCATAACGCCGATCGAATTCCACAGGTCGCCGGTTCGGTCATTCCAGAAGGAGTGTTTACGCAAGCCGCTTACGAGCAGAAGATCTTGCAAGAGATCTACGACGTCATGGCTCCCCTCGACTTAGCTGGCGTGCTGCGGCAGGAGTGGGTCAATAGTCGTGGTGCGATCGCTCGCTTTCAGCGAAATACGATCGAAATCCGTGTCATGGACGTGCAAGAACAACCGGCCGCGGACGTTGCAATCTGCCAGTTAGTAGTTCAAGTGCTCAAAGCGTTGACCGACGAACGCTGGGTATCGTTTCGCCAGTTGAAGACGGCCGAGACCTTACGGCTTCGCGACATTCTTCTTAATGTGGTCGATGACGCAGAAGAGACGGTGATCGTCGACCCCGGCTATTTAGAACTATTTGGCTGGACCAAGGGAACCTGCAATGCCGGACAGTTGTGGCGCTATTTGGCCAACGAGTTTCCGCTACACGAGAAGTCCTCGGCGGAAGCATTGGACGTGATCCTGGATGACGGTCCTTTAGCACGCCGCATCGTGACCTCCCTTAGCGGGGATCTCTCTGGCAAGTTATTGCCGGTCTATCGTGCGCTATGCGATTGCCTGGCAACGGGCCGTTCGTTTCGGCCAAGTGAATTGAAGAATCCCTGA
- a CDS encoding RimK family protein — protein sequence MAILIVTDQTDRWPSDDPAVTVVDPKAYITQPQFSEMRGAKVFNLCQTYRYQSVGYYVSLLAEARGHRPVPSVGAMQDWKTRSIIRLITEDLDELIQKSLAPIKSNKFTLSIYFGKNMAKRYDTLAWRLFNLFQAPLLRAKFMLEKDRWQLTGVGGISASDVPDAHWPFIVETALEHFAKRRSVAKAKKTRFDMAILRNPDDPEPPSDEVALQKFAKAAAQQGISTEYISRDDYGRLAEFDALFIRDTTAVNHYTYRFARRAAAEGLVVIDDPTSILLCTNKVYLAELLARHKIPVPRTVVVHRENADQLAETLGFPCVLKRPDSAFSRGVVKVKDPAELDVKLKEFFADSELIIAQEFLPTDFDWRIGVFDRTPMYACKYYMARGHWQIIRHDQPNRGRYGKLETLPVELAPRKAVQVALKAANLIGDGLYGVDVKESDGKFYVIEVNDNPNINAGCEDAVLKEELYRRMVSIFVKRIEQHKAGVE from the coding sequence ATGGCCATTTTGATTGTGACCGACCAAACCGACCGCTGGCCCAGCGATGACCCGGCCGTTACGGTAGTCGATCCCAAAGCCTATATTACCCAACCGCAATTCAGCGAAATGCGAGGGGCAAAGGTTTTTAACCTTTGCCAGACCTACCGCTATCAGAGTGTTGGATACTACGTTTCACTGCTGGCCGAAGCTCGCGGGCATCGACCCGTTCCCAGTGTCGGTGCGATGCAGGACTGGAAAACTCGCAGCATCATTCGTCTAATCACCGAAGACTTGGACGAGCTAATCCAAAAATCGCTTGCTCCGATCAAATCGAACAAGTTCACCCTGAGCATTTACTTCGGGAAGAACATGGCCAAGCGGTACGACACGCTCGCTTGGCGATTGTTCAATCTTTTTCAGGCTCCACTATTACGCGCTAAGTTCATGTTGGAGAAAGACCGCTGGCAGCTAACCGGCGTTGGTGGTATTTCAGCCTCAGATGTTCCGGACGCTCACTGGCCGTTCATTGTGGAGACAGCACTCGAGCACTTTGCAAAACGTCGCAGTGTGGCGAAAGCGAAGAAAACTCGTTTTGACATGGCCATCCTCCGCAATCCCGACGATCCTGAGCCACCCTCTGATGAAGTCGCTTTGCAGAAGTTTGCCAAGGCAGCCGCTCAGCAGGGTATCTCGACGGAATACATCTCAAGAGACGATTACGGACGTCTGGCCGAGTTTGATGCGTTGTTCATCCGCGATACGACGGCGGTGAACCACTACACCTATCGTTTCGCCCGTCGCGCGGCGGCCGAGGGCTTGGTGGTGATCGACGACCCGACGTCGATCTTGCTATGTACTAACAAGGTTTACCTCGCCGAGCTATTGGCTCGCCACAAGATCCCGGTCCCACGGACTGTGGTCGTTCATCGGGAAAACGCCGATCAACTGGCCGAGACGCTCGGTTTTCCATGTGTTTTGAAACGGCCTGACAGCGCGTTCTCGCGCGGGGTGGTTAAGGTGAAGGATCCGGCGGAACTTGATGTCAAGTTGAAGGAGTTCTTTGCCGATTCGGAATTGATCATTGCACAGGAGTTCCTGCCGACCGATTTTGACTGGCGAATTGGCGTCTTCGATCGTACGCCGATGTATGCCTGTAAGTATTACATGGCTCGCGGACACTGGCAGATTATTCGCCACGATCAACCCAATCGCGGGCGGTATGGCAAGCTGGAAACGTTACCGGTTGAACTAGCGCCTCGGAAGGCAGTTCAGGTTGCCCTCAAGGCGGCCAACCTCATAGGTGACGGCTTGTACGGTGTCGACGTGAAGGAATCGGACGGCAAGTTTTACGTCATTGAGGTCAATGATAATCCAAATATCAACGCCGGCTGTGAGGATGCGGTGTTAAAGGAAGAGTTGTATCGCCGCATGGTCTCGATCTTCGTCAAGCGAATTGAACAACACAAAGCAGGTGTCGAGTAA
- a CDS encoding C39 family peptidase: MAHPFDFEILPQPDDTTCGPTSLHAVYQYFGLNLDLHHLISEVPSLEQGGTLGVMLGIDALKRGFSATIYTYNLEVFDPIWFSRSYDLIERLESQMAVKDAARLHLASKAYVEFLSLGGKIKMRDLNAMLISRYLHQSIPILTGLSSTYLYSGPREHGIKNTPDDVRGLPQGHFVVLYGMNENQDRVYVADPYLPNPLGEMHHYPVSFDRLVCSILLGILTYDSNLLVIEPKKSGTSAGSGKRA; encoded by the coding sequence ATGGCCCATCCGTTCGATTTCGAGATCTTGCCGCAGCCGGATGACACGACCTGTGGGCCGACCAGCCTGCATGCGGTTTACCAGTATTTCGGTCTGAATCTTGACCTTCATCACCTGATCTCAGAAGTGCCCAGCTTAGAGCAGGGCGGGACCTTGGGTGTCATGTTGGGGATCGATGCGCTCAAGCGAGGCTTCTCCGCGACAATCTATACCTACAACTTAGAAGTCTTCGATCCCATTTGGTTTAGCCGGAGCTACGACCTGATCGAACGACTCGAGTCTCAGATGGCGGTGAAGGATGCGGCTCGACTGCACTTAGCCAGTAAGGCGTACGTCGAGTTCTTGAGTCTGGGCGGCAAAATCAAGATGCGTGATTTGAATGCAATGTTGATTAGCCGCTACTTGCACCAATCGATTCCCATTCTCACTGGACTAAGCTCTACCTACTTGTACAGCGGTCCACGCGAGCATGGCATTAAGAATACCCCAGACGATGTGCGAGGTCTGCCTCAGGGACACTTCGTAGTCTTATACGGCATGAACGAAAACCAGGATCGCGTCTACGTGGCCGATCCCTATCTGCCCAACCCACTGGGCGAAATGCACCACTATCCTGTCAGTTTCGATCGCCTGGTGTGTTCGATCCTGTTGGGCATCTTGACTTACGATTCCAACCTGCTGGTGATTGAGCCGAAGAAGAGCGGTACCTCAGCAGGATCGGGGAAGAGGGCATGA
- a CDS encoding ankyrin repeat domain-containing protein gives MRFNSPELVQASLAGDLAEVKRLVESGADVNSQDKHGIGPLLCFTPGIMAYLLAQGADPNSQTNEGGAPVLSGVAYMGATECVRLLLEAGADPNTTRDPTGESALHACLSKPANAPHEAVRYLLKYGADPNHRTIPGVKTAAFWRDVRTRGETPLHRAAAFASAEVVQWLLEAGADKTMRDANGDSPQSWASWHWREKSLIDFLDPGS, from the coding sequence ATGCGATTTAATTCCCCCGAACTCGTTCAGGCCAGCCTTGCTGGTGACCTAGCGGAAGTGAAACGCCTGGTCGAGTCGGGGGCAGATGTGAACAGCCAGGATAAGCACGGCATCGGGCCCCTTTTGTGCTTCACGCCAGGAATAATGGCCTATTTGCTCGCTCAAGGGGCAGATCCCAATTCTCAAACGAATGAGGGAGGTGCTCCGGTTCTTAGCGGAGTTGCCTACATGGGGGCGACCGAGTGCGTGCGGCTGCTCCTGGAAGCCGGGGCCGATCCAAACACGACTCGCGACCCAACCGGTGAGTCGGCCTTACATGCCTGTTTGAGCAAACCTGCCAATGCACCGCACGAGGCAGTCCGTTATCTGCTTAAGTATGGTGCTGATCCGAACCATCGAACGATTCCCGGTGTGAAGACGGCTGCGTTTTGGCGCGACGTGCGAACCCGTGGAGAAACGCCACTGCATCGTGCGGCGGCATTTGCGTCCGCAGAGGTAGTCCAATGGCTTTTGGAAGCCGGGGCAGACAAGACGATGCGGGATGCCAACGGTGACTCACCGCAAAGTTGGGCAAGCTGGCACTGGCGCGAAAAGTCGCTGATTGATTTCCTAGACCCCGGCTCATAG
- a CDS encoding DUF4410 domain-containing protein — translation MSTDNPFQSPAQEEFTPSHAPKIQIMPFGIRKSAFKCTVLSPQELAENLRDETIKYCQDLGFQVVEEDAEYRIEGEFVKVDEGNRILRYLLSGLAGFSKLEVAGEIRGGEREARPFRFKQVKAIGAMGGDSKSLLKRSLYQIALKIGSEAGSIGKRIDPAQADRAVRYLGFLALVAVLVACLLGGISYLYGTVVTEPLNDNQYTEQIIWSVIVGVVAFTVAILSGIGLAPEDVLSSRTLLWLRSSSGVSTIFALRILLGAIGMALTGIILLRFTM, via the coding sequence ATGAGCACCGACAATCCTTTTCAGTCGCCGGCCCAGGAAGAGTTCACGCCGAGTCATGCGCCGAAAATTCAAATTATGCCTTTCGGCATTCGCAAGTCCGCTTTCAAGTGCACTGTCCTGTCACCCCAGGAATTAGCCGAGAACCTTCGTGACGAAACGATCAAATACTGCCAGGATCTAGGATTTCAGGTCGTCGAGGAGGACGCTGAATACCGAATCGAAGGGGAGTTCGTCAAAGTCGACGAGGGCAATCGGATCTTGCGCTACCTCCTATCGGGGCTCGCAGGCTTCTCGAAATTAGAGGTCGCTGGCGAAATTCGAGGAGGCGAACGCGAGGCTAGGCCATTTCGCTTCAAACAAGTCAAGGCAATCGGCGCGATGGGGGGCGATAGTAAGTCTCTGTTGAAGAGAAGTCTTTATCAGATCGCTCTTAAAATTGGATCGGAGGCTGGCTCGATCGGCAAGCGAATCGATCCCGCCCAGGCAGATCGTGCCGTCCGATATCTAGGTTTCTTAGCCCTGGTCGCGGTGCTTGTGGCATGCCTTTTAGGCGGCATCAGTTACTTGTATGGAACGGTCGTGACCGAGCCACTGAACGACAATCAATATACAGAGCAGATAATTTGGTCAGTGATCGTCGGGGTAGTGGCTTTTACCGTGGCAATTCTTTCGGGGATCGGGTTAGCGCCGGAAGACGTACTATCCAGCCGGACACTACTATGGTTGCGATCATCTTCGGGAGTCAGCACCATTTTCGCGCTTCGCATCTTGTTGGGGGCCATTGGAATGGCGCTCACCGGCATTATTCTGCTTCGTTTTACGATGTGA
- a CDS encoding prepilin peptidase, with protein sequence MPRKSSRLNWLRYAIVATFCVGFGALLAWPAFEAIWTATADEDFASRQNRLDQIQWIQTILIAGFLYTWFFFFGATVGSFLNVVIWRMPRGETVVTRPSRCPFCSTNLKWNDNIPVLGWLMLGGRCRTCRLPISPRYPIVEAIMGAIFLLLLQFELLSGGGNLPGIEAVRLNYSRAMLELQFGLIGIYLFHCFLFCMLLCWSLIAWDRQRMPLTLALLTFGVGFIGPLIWPSLLPVRSGLEGLVRFDDAERISVFLTLLAGMLQGTLLGMAMRWFVPKTDADDVSGRWGIPIMTFAVGLFFGWQAASVIAIVAIALAIVISPILRARGRVDIAGGLELSILAASLFHLLSWKFWNSYFEANPLVAWGISLGVTLALGMILRKITWRASIDLQRFRRNSDANATNSPDLQLLASSGTIPDNNQ encoded by the coding sequence ATGCCTCGGAAAAGCTCGCGACTCAACTGGCTGCGTTACGCAATTGTCGCGACTTTCTGTGTGGGATTTGGTGCCCTTCTGGCTTGGCCTGCCTTCGAGGCAATTTGGACCGCCACTGCGGACGAAGACTTCGCGAGTCGCCAGAACCGGCTGGATCAAATTCAGTGGATCCAAACCATTCTTATTGCCGGGTTTCTGTACACGTGGTTTTTCTTTTTCGGGGCGACCGTAGGCAGCTTTTTGAATGTGGTCATTTGGCGAATGCCGCGAGGGGAAACTGTGGTAACCCGCCCTTCTCGCTGCCCCTTTTGTAGCACGAACCTTAAGTGGAATGACAACATCCCAGTCCTGGGTTGGCTGATGCTGGGAGGGCGTTGCCGGACATGTCGCTTACCAATTTCGCCTCGTTATCCCATCGTCGAGGCGATTATGGGCGCTATTTTCTTGCTCCTGCTGCAGTTCGAACTTCTAAGCGGCGGCGGAAACTTGCCAGGTATCGAGGCGGTTCGCCTCAATTACTCACGCGCTATGCTTGAATTACAGTTCGGCTTGATCGGGATTTATCTGTTCCATTGTTTTCTTTTTTGCATGCTGCTTTGCTGGAGTTTGATTGCGTGGGATCGGCAGCGAATGCCCCTCACCTTGGCCTTGCTGACATTTGGTGTCGGTTTTATCGGACCACTGATCTGGCCGAGTCTTCTGCCCGTTCGATCTGGCTTAGAAGGATTAGTCCGCTTTGATGACGCGGAGCGGATTTCCGTCTTCCTCACTTTGTTGGCGGGAATGCTGCAAGGCACACTTCTGGGAATGGCGATGCGTTGGTTCGTACCAAAGACGGACGCCGACGACGTCTCCGGCCGGTGGGGAATTCCGATCATGACGTTTGCAGTCGGCCTGTTTTTCGGGTGGCAGGCAGCATCGGTAATTGCGATCGTCGCGATTGCTCTCGCGATCGTAATCTCGCCAATCTTAAGAGCACGCGGACGTGTCGATATTGCCGGCGGACTCGAATTGTCGATCTTAGCGGCTAGCTTATTTCATCTTTTGTCTTGGAAGTTTTGGAACTCTTACTTCGAGGCGAATCCGCTGGTCGCGTGGGGCATCTCACTCGGCGTGACACTGGCCTTGGGAATGATTTTGCGAAAGATCACTTGGCGGGCATCGATCGACTTACAGCGATTTCGGAGAAACTCTGACGCAAACGCAACGAATTCGCCCGATCTGCAACTGCTTGCCTCATCCGGGACAATCCCGGACAATAACCAATAG
- a CDS encoding 6-pyruvoyl trahydropterin synthase family protein — translation MSLNIMRRIKFCAGHRLHKHGGKCEFFHGHNYIADFHVTGDHVDAVGRVIDFAELKRLFKGWIDEHWDHAFLLNEADENGIHALKQVVPCKMYVLPNNPTAEGMATYLLETVCPKLLKGTGVSCVKVAIWETEDSFAEASVDSPSKVQDEAEWSEPMVS, via the coding sequence ATGAGCCTGAATATCATGCGGCGCATCAAGTTTTGCGCCGGGCACCGACTTCACAAACATGGCGGGAAGTGCGAGTTCTTCCATGGCCATAACTACATAGCAGACTTCCACGTCACGGGTGATCATGTCGATGCAGTCGGACGTGTGATCGACTTTGCCGAGTTGAAACGCTTGTTTAAAGGCTGGATCGACGAACACTGGGATCATGCGTTTCTGTTGAACGAAGCCGACGAAAACGGTATTCATGCCTTAAAGCAAGTTGTCCCGTGCAAGATGTACGTTTTGCCGAACAATCCCACAGCCGAAGGGATGGCTACTTATCTACTGGAAACCGTTTGTCCCAAACTGCTAAAAGGAACCGGCGTAAGCTGCGTGAAAGTCGCCATCTGGGAAACGGAAGACAGCTTTGCTGAAGCCAGCGTCGATTCACCAAGTAAGGTGCAAGACGAGGCAGAATGGTCGGAACCGATGGTTTCGTAA
- the mog gene encoding molybdopterin adenylyltransferase, translated as MPESLAKIGIVTVSDRASRGDYEDRGGPAIRQYLEEVLTSPWDGIAKVIPDERDVLAQTLIGLCDDVGCCLIITTGGTGPAKRDLTPDVTEQVCDRMMPGFGELMRKVSLEQVPTAILSRQTAGLRGTSLIVNLPGQPKAIAECLDAVFPAIPYCIDLMEGPYLTTNPERIEAFRPKKK; from the coding sequence ATGCCCGAAAGTCTAGCCAAAATTGGCATCGTTACAGTATCAGACCGTGCTTCGCGTGGCGACTACGAAGATCGAGGCGGTCCAGCGATTCGCCAATATCTGGAAGAAGTGCTTACTTCCCCTTGGGATGGAATCGCGAAAGTTATCCCCGACGAACGCGACGTATTGGCACAAACGCTGATCGGCCTTTGCGATGACGTAGGCTGCTGCTTGATTATCACCACCGGTGGTACTGGTCCCGCAAAACGCGACCTTACCCCTGATGTGACTGAACAAGTTTGCGACCGCATGATGCCAGGATTTGGTGAGTTGATGCGAAAGGTCAGCCTCGAGCAGGTTCCTACGGCAATACTTTCTCGACAAACGGCGGGCCTCCGAGGTACTTCTCTGATCGTCAATCTACCAGGGCAACCCAAGGCAATAGCCGAGTGCCTGGATGCGGTATTCCCTGCAATCCCCTACTGCATCGACTTGATGGAAGGGCCTTATCTCACAACGAACCCCGAGCGAATTGAAGCGTTTCGGCCAAAGAAGAAGTAG
- a CDS encoding PadR family transcriptional regulator gives MAAKQIQGDRLRGHLEAMILAILEQDPAHGFDIVKKLQDRGEGALHMREGTIYPVLYRMEASGLIQAKWDDSQKDRKGPRRKIYAVTRKGHRQLAQGRQEWEQFVNVVGGIIGGTA, from the coding sequence ATGGCTGCGAAACAGATTCAAGGAGATCGTCTACGAGGTCATCTCGAGGCGATGATCTTGGCTATCCTCGAACAAGATCCGGCCCACGGATTCGATATCGTCAAAAAACTACAAGACCGGGGAGAGGGCGCGCTGCATATGCGAGAAGGGACGATCTATCCTGTTCTCTACCGCATGGAAGCTTCTGGGCTTATCCAGGCCAAGTGGGACGATTCGCAGAAAGATCGCAAAGGCCCACGTCGCAAGATTTACGCCGTGACTCGCAAAGGGCACCGGCAGCTCGCCCAAGGCCGGCAAGAGTGGGAGCAATTCGTGAATGTCGTCGGTGGAATCATTGGGGGTACGGCATGA